From the genome of Thermoflexus hugenholtzii, one region includes:
- a CDS encoding NAD+ synthase, producing MRIDPELVRGVLVRFIRDEIGKFGMRRAVIGLSGGVDSSLTCFLAAEALGPENVLAVRMPYRTSSPDSLLHAHLVIEQLGVPSETVEITPMVEPLFERFPDMDARRRGNVMARMRMIILYDLSAAWGGMVVGTSNKTEILLGYFTLYGDGAYALAPLGDLYKNQVRQLARAVGVPEEIIRKPPTADLWLGQTDEGELGVTYDEADRILYLLVEERMTPEQVIRLGFDAETVRRLWRMVRDTQFKRRTPIIAKLTSRTVGIDFRYLRDWGH from the coding sequence ATGCGCATCGACCCCGAGCTGGTGCGCGGGGTGCTGGTGCGGTTCATCCGGGATGAGATCGGCAAGTTCGGCATGCGGCGGGCGGTGATCGGCCTTTCGGGAGGGGTCGACTCGTCGCTGACGTGCTTCCTGGCCGCGGAGGCCCTGGGCCCTGAGAACGTGCTGGCGGTGCGCATGCCCTATCGCACCTCCTCGCCGGACAGCCTGCTGCATGCCCATCTGGTCATCGAGCAGCTGGGCGTCCCCTCGGAAACGGTGGAGATCACGCCCATGGTGGAGCCGCTCTTCGAGCGGTTCCCGGACATGGACGCCCGGCGGCGAGGCAACGTCATGGCCCGCATGCGGATGATCATCCTCTACGACCTCTCGGCGGCGTGGGGCGGGATGGTGGTGGGCACCAGCAACAAGACGGAGATCCTGCTGGGCTATTTCACCCTCTACGGCGACGGCGCTTACGCCCTGGCCCCCCTGGGGGATCTTTACAAGAACCAGGTCCGCCAGCTGGCCCGCGCCGTCGGCGTGCCGGAGGAGATCATCCGCAAGCCTCCCACGGCGGATCTCTGGCTGGGCCAGACCGATGAGGGCGAGCTGGGGGTGACCTACGATGAGGCGGACCGCATCCTCTACCTGCTGGTGGAGGAGCGCATGACGCCGGAGCAGGTGATCCGCCTGGGCTTCGATGCGGAGACCGTCCGCCGCCTGTGGCGGATGGTCCGCGACACCCAGTTCAAGCGGCGGACGCCGATCATCGCCAAGCTAACCTCCCGCACGGTGGGCATCGACTTCCGATATCTGCGAGACTGGGGGCACTGA
- the rsmD gene encoding 16S rRNA (guanine(966)-N(2))-methyltransferase RsmD, protein MRVISGSARGRRLKSLPGSATRPITDRVKTALFDILGPRIVGARVLDLFAGTGSVGIEALSRGAAEAVFVEKDPRAIRVLRENLRETGLADRARVVRADVFTFLRSARAEAFDFIYVAPPQYRGWWRRTLEQLDARPEWIAPEGRVVVQIHPREFETLTLHHLDLVDRRDYGSTHLLFYRLHYNLA, encoded by the coding sequence ATGCGGGTGATCTCGGGCTCGGCCCGGGGCCGCCGGTTGAAGAGCCTGCCGGGCTCCGCCACCCGGCCGATCACCGATCGGGTGAAGACCGCCCTCTTCGACATCCTGGGTCCCCGCATCGTCGGGGCGCGGGTCCTCGATCTCTTCGCGGGCACCGGGAGCGTGGGCATCGAGGCCCTGAGCCGCGGGGCGGCGGAGGCCGTGTTCGTGGAGAAGGATCCTCGGGCGATCCGGGTGCTGCGGGAAAACCTCCGGGAGACCGGCCTGGCGGACCGGGCCCGGGTGGTGCGGGCAGATGTTTTCACATTTCTGCGTTCCGCCCGCGCAGAGGCCTTTGATTTCATCTACGTCGCGCCCCCACAGTATCGGGGCTGGTGGCGCCGCACCCTGGAGCAATTGGACGCCCGGCCGGAGTGGATCGCCCCGGAGGGACGGGTCGTGGTCCAGATCCACCCGCGCGAGTTCGAAACGCTGACCCTCCATCACCTGGATCTGGTCGACCGCCGGGATTACGGGAGCACCCATCTCCTGTTTTACCGGTTGCATTATAATTTGGCTTAG
- a CDS encoding DUF6883 domain-containing protein produces the protein MRLADVADSIVIDPRKLTEYALDPESPWGRHKARRFKEKLGFTKENYQLLMEQIMEKALDGEAFLHREDRFGKRYTVDLRIRGVEGQEAIVRTGWLIPHGSREAKLLTLYVRKVSRIERSE, from the coding sequence ATGCGCCTTGCTGACGTGGCTGATTCCATAGTGATTGATCCTCGAAAGCTAACGGAGTATGCCCTGGATCCGGAATCTCCCTGGGGGCGTCACAAGGCCAGAAGATTCAAGGAAAAGCTGGGATTTACTAAGGAAAATTATCAACTTCTGATGGAGCAAATCATGGAAAAAGCTTTGGATGGAGAGGCTTTTCTTCATAGAGAAGACCGATTTGGAAAGCGTTATACGGTTGATCTCCGGATCCGGGGCGTTGAGGGGCAGGAAGCGATTGTGCGAACCGGTTGGCTGATTCCCCATGGGAGTCGAGAGGCAAAGTTATTGACCCTTTATGTGCGAAAAGTTTCACGAATAGAAAGGAGCGAATAA
- a CDS encoding DUF4926 domain-containing protein, with the protein MPDLFDVIELIVDLPEHGLRAGMQGTVVHCHSESVCEIEFVNEDGETIALLPLHRDQFIVIWRARTREWVPLSERMAELIARLPEDMALEVLDFARFLHAKRLQRTPSPS; encoded by the coding sequence ATGCCAGATCTGTTCGATGTTATTGAGTTAATCGTAGATCTCCCGGAGCATGGGTTACGGGCGGGCATGCAGGGCACAGTTGTGCATTGTCATTCAGAAAGTGTTTGCGAGATAGAGTTTGTTAACGAAGATGGGGAAACGATCGCGCTTCTTCCTTTACATCGGGATCAGTTCATTGTGATCTGGCGTGCCCGAACCCGGGAGTGGGTTCCCCTTTCCGAACGGATGGCCGAGCTCATTGCCCGGCTCCCGGAGGATATGGCGCTGGAGGTTTTAGACTTCGCGCGCTTCCTGCATGCAAAAAGGCTTCAGAGGACCCCTTCTCCCTCTTGA
- a CDS encoding DUF763 domain-containing protein, with protein MPRTGFADLPLHTGRAPRWLFVRMTALAREIITVLVDEFGTAEVLRRLSDPYWFQAFGCVLGYDWHSSGLTTVVCGALKEALKEAGRELGLFVAGGKGRASRRTPEEIAAAAAHLRSDPETLIRASRMAAKVDNHALQDGYQIYHHVMVFDREGRWAVIQQGMNLENRYARRYHWLSETVVDFVNEPHAAVCCDERTRPLNMVAAEAEAARHAVAELSREKPWRLLQELRRLQRLRLPPHHEILLRDIHPDHLASIFVKTYEAQPASFAELLGLPQVGAKTIRALALLAELLYGTPLSFRDPARFAFAHGGKDRHPFPVDRALYDRSIRILHEAVARARVGDRERLEALRRLAEWQRALLRSEHPSP; from the coding sequence ATGCCGCGCACCGGGTTCGCGGATCTTCCGCTCCATACAGGCCGGGCGCCTCGCTGGCTCTTCGTTCGCATGACCGCCCTGGCCCGGGAGATCATCACCGTTCTGGTCGATGAGTTCGGGACGGCGGAGGTGCTCCGTCGCCTGAGCGACCCTTACTGGTTCCAGGCCTTCGGCTGCGTCTTGGGCTATGACTGGCACTCCAGCGGCCTCACCACGGTGGTCTGCGGGGCTTTGAAGGAAGCCCTGAAGGAGGCCGGGCGGGAGCTGGGCCTGTTCGTGGCCGGAGGGAAGGGGAGGGCCTCGCGGCGCACGCCGGAGGAGATCGCGGCCGCCGCCGCGCACCTCCGAAGCGACCCCGAAACCCTGATCCGGGCCAGCCGGATGGCAGCGAAGGTCGACAACCACGCCCTCCAGGATGGCTACCAGATCTACCATCACGTGATGGTCTTCGATCGAGAGGGACGGTGGGCGGTGATCCAGCAAGGGATGAACCTGGAGAACCGCTATGCGCGCCGGTATCACTGGCTGAGCGAGACAGTCGTGGACTTCGTGAACGAACCCCACGCCGCGGTCTGTTGCGATGAGCGGACCCGTCCTCTCAACATGGTCGCGGCGGAGGCGGAGGCGGCCCGACATGCGGTGGCTGAGCTCTCCCGCGAGAAGCCCTGGCGGCTGCTCCAGGAGCTCCGGCGCCTGCAACGCCTGCGCCTCCCGCCTCACCACGAGATCCTGCTCCGGGACATCCACCCGGATCATCTGGCCTCGATCTTTGTGAAGACCTATGAGGCGCAACCGGCTTCGTTCGCGGAGCTGCTCGGCCTCCCTCAGGTTGGCGCCAAGACCATCCGGGCCCTCGCTCTCCTGGCGGAGCTGCTCTACGGCACCCCCCTGTCGTTCCGGGACCCGGCCCGCTTCGCCTTCGCTCACGGGGGGAAGGATCGCCATCCATTCCCGGTAGACCGGGCCCTCTATGACCGTTCGATCCGGATCCTGCACGAGGCGGTGGCCCGGGCCCGGGTAGGGGATCGGGAACGCCTGGAAGCGTTGCGGCGCCTGGCCGAGTGGCAGCGCGCCCTCCTCCGGTCAGAACACCCGTCCCCATGA
- a CDS encoding glycosyltransferase family 39 protein: protein MSLSRRIWIWILLLGLIGMAFALRLHRIAVQSWWWDEGYSTYLARHGFLTAIRMTAVDIHPPLYYLLLSLWGSFTGYTEFTTRFLSTIFGILILPLLYRAGREGAGRAVGLLAAGLAVLAPAYVYYSQETRMYTLFALEYLIALLLLARLMKTRRWPASTLAAIGVAEAAMMYTHYFSVVAVAFLNLTALLLLLRQPIEDRRWNFRRWALTQALVVLAYAPWLPPAYRQTGQHSDERATFPTLPEFLSLTWHFFNIGIREVLGKTGEPPPRPGFVGASAAYGLAFAGALALALWSRRRDLRRVPAAPALWLAAFAVPLLLVFGITRWKPIVHPRYILMLTPALLLTDAFLMVDLWRAQGLRRGPARLLALALAVAIGATFLQGLWIVYYDPAFFREDVRGVAAYLTGVTTPDDAIVVDSEEYTLQQYYAGPSPIQGIKMRGREAEGLAELRAITAGKRRVFLLHWFRSVTDDKRFIPFLLEHAGRLVDHREFPGYTLRVYELERPVAMPPLQPAAVNFGDRLLLSGVFYETEGHAGEGIAVALRWRMPAPISENLKAAVSLLDAGRQRISGMDWMLMNDLHRYTARWTPGEETTTYFVVPIPLGAPPGPYTLTVTLYREPDLKGLDILDEARNPGGRSLTLGAVRVDPPRMQVDPYGTMSGIPQLPAPVPLGDGLELLGFQLSTSTVAPGEPLHASLLLRATHSGLPDRPLTLELLRGEEILGRQQGDPGYGRYPVSRWIPGLPVLDRRTLWVPPEATAGKAEVRLRWGEGASFSLGTVEIAGRPRRFEAPPFDIPVGRRFPGVAELVGVTLDRTTLREGESLNVKLVWRALNETPIERPYVVSVQALNAEGRLIGQDDRPPADGRSPTTSWVFGEFIEDPHPVTFREPLRGEGRLIVVMYDPETMQRLRAEDGSDHILLPVRIQGSAVP from the coding sequence ATGTCCTTAAGCCGCCGGATATGGATCTGGATCCTTCTGCTGGGGCTGATCGGGATGGCCTTCGCCTTGCGGCTGCACCGCATCGCCGTCCAGAGCTGGTGGTGGGACGAGGGCTATAGCACCTATCTGGCCCGCCACGGCTTCCTCACCGCCATCCGCATGACGGCGGTGGACATCCATCCCCCGCTTTATTACCTTCTGCTCTCCCTCTGGGGATCCTTCACGGGCTATACCGAGTTCACCACGCGCTTTCTTTCCACGATCTTCGGCATCCTGATCCTTCCCCTGCTTTACCGGGCGGGCCGGGAGGGGGCCGGGCGCGCCGTGGGGTTGCTCGCCGCCGGCCTGGCCGTCCTGGCCCCCGCTTATGTGTATTACTCCCAGGAAACCCGGATGTATACCCTCTTCGCCCTGGAATATCTCATCGCCCTCCTCCTGCTGGCCCGCCTGATGAAAACCCGGCGCTGGCCGGCTTCGACCCTCGCCGCCATCGGGGTGGCGGAGGCCGCCATGATGTATACCCACTATTTCTCGGTGGTCGCGGTGGCCTTCCTGAACCTGACCGCCCTTCTCCTGCTCCTGCGCCAACCTATCGAAGATCGTCGATGGAATTTCCGACGCTGGGCGCTGACCCAGGCGCTGGTGGTGCTGGCTTACGCCCCATGGCTCCCGCCCGCCTACCGCCAGACCGGCCAGCACAGCGATGAGCGGGCCACGTTCCCCACGCTGCCCGAGTTCCTCTCCCTCACCTGGCACTTCTTCAACATCGGCATCCGGGAGGTGCTCGGGAAGACCGGCGAGCCGCCCCCCCGCCCCGGCTTCGTCGGGGCCTCCGCCGCTTATGGGCTCGCCTTCGCCGGAGCCCTGGCGCTGGCCCTCTGGAGCCGGCGACGGGACCTCCGCCGCGTCCCCGCCGCCCCGGCGCTGTGGCTGGCCGCCTTCGCGGTGCCGCTCCTGCTGGTCTTCGGCATCACCCGCTGGAAGCCCATCGTCCACCCTCGCTACATCCTGATGCTCACGCCGGCGCTGCTGCTCACCGACGCCTTCCTGATGGTGGATCTCTGGCGGGCGCAGGGCCTCCGACGCGGGCCCGCTCGTCTCCTCGCGCTGGCCCTCGCCGTGGCCATCGGCGCCACCTTCCTCCAGGGGCTGTGGATCGTCTACTATGACCCCGCCTTCTTCCGGGAGGACGTGCGGGGGGTGGCCGCTTATCTCACCGGGGTGACAACCCCGGACGACGCCATCGTGGTGGACTCGGAGGAATACACGCTGCAACAATATTACGCAGGGCCTTCCCCCATCCAGGGGATCAAGATGCGGGGGCGGGAGGCGGAGGGGCTGGCGGAGCTCCGGGCGATCACCGCCGGCAAACGGCGTGTCTTCCTCCTGCATTGGTTCCGCTCGGTGACCGACGACAAGCGCTTCATCCCCTTCCTTCTGGAACACGCCGGACGGCTGGTCGATCACCGGGAGTTCCCGGGATACACCCTCCGGGTGTATGAGCTGGAGCGCCCGGTGGCGATGCCGCCGCTGCAGCCGGCGGCGGTGAACTTCGGGGATCGCTTGCTTCTGTCCGGCGTCTTCTACGAAACAGAGGGACATGCCGGCGAGGGGATCGCCGTCGCCCTCCGCTGGCGCATGCCGGCTCCGATCTCCGAGAACCTGAAGGCGGCGGTCAGCCTCCTGGACGCCGGCCGGCAGCGCATCAGCGGGATGGACTGGATGCTGATGAACGACCTCCACCGCTACACCGCGCGCTGGACCCCCGGCGAGGAGACCACCACGTATTTCGTGGTCCCGATCCCGCTGGGCGCGCCGCCCGGGCCCTACACCCTCACCGTCACCCTCTATCGAGAGCCGGATCTCAAAGGGCTGGACATCCTGGACGAGGCCCGCAATCCGGGAGGGCGGAGCCTTACCCTGGGCGCCGTCCGGGTGGATCCGCCCCGGATGCAGGTGGACCCCTACGGCACCATGTCGGGGATCCCTCAGCTCCCCGCCCCTGTTCCCCTGGGGGACGGCCTGGAGCTGCTGGGCTTCCAGCTTTCCACCTCCACCGTGGCACCGGGGGAGCCCCTCCATGCATCGCTTCTGCTCCGGGCCACGCACTCCGGCCTGCCGGATCGACCGCTGACCCTGGAGCTCCTGCGAGGAGAGGAGATCCTCGGGCGACAGCAAGGAGATCCGGGCTACGGCCGCTATCCGGTCTCCCGGTGGATCCCGGGCCTGCCTGTGCTGGACCGCCGGACTCTCTGGGTCCCCCCCGAGGCGACGGCGGGGAAAGCCGAAGTGCGCTTGCGCTGGGGAGAGGGGGCTTCCTTCTCGCTGGGAACGGTGGAGATCGCGGGGCGCCCGCGTCGGTTCGAGGCCCCGCCCTTCGACATCCCGGTGGGCCGTCGGTTCCCCGGCGTCGCGGAGCTGGTGGGGGTCACTCTGGATCGGACCACTTTGCGGGAGGGGGAAAGCCTCAACGTGAAGCTGGTCTGGCGGGCGCTGAACGAAACGCCCATCGAGCGTCCCTACGTGGTCTCGGTGCAGGCCCTGAACGCGGAGGGACGCCTGATCGGTCAGGACGACCGGCCGCCGGCGGACGGACGCTCCCCCACTACCTCATGGGTCTTCGGGGAGTTCATCGAGGATCCGCATCCGGTGACCTTCCGGGAGCCCCTGCGCGGGGAGGGCCGCCTCATCGTCGTGATGTATGACCCCGAGACCATGCAGCGCCTGCGAGCGGAGGACGGAAGCGACCACATCCTCCTGCCGGTGCGCATCCAGGGGTCTGCGGTGCCATAG
- a CDS encoding response regulator transcription factor, which yields MSPTLLVIDDDRGFIDLLRKRLEGAGYRILAALDGETGLRMLESERPDLVILDIMMPGMDGYEVCRRIRQVSEVPILMLTAKGMTPDVVRGLEVGADDYVTKPYETDVLLARIRALLRRAQRQPPPEQGVYRCGEIVLDLDQHTVTVAGRPVSLTPLEFRLLSVMMRNPGRLLPHRYLLTQVWGPEYAEDVDNLKLYIHYLRQKIEPDPRHPRYILTEWGIGYRFQCEG from the coding sequence ATGTCTCCTACTTTGTTGGTGATCGATGACGATCGGGGATTCATCGATCTGCTCCGCAAGCGCCTGGAAGGGGCCGGATATCGGATTCTGGCGGCCCTGGATGGAGAGACAGGGCTGCGGATGCTGGAGTCGGAGCGACCGGATTTGGTGATCCTGGACATCATGATGCCGGGGATGGACGGCTATGAGGTCTGCCGGCGGATCCGCCAGGTCTCCGAGGTCCCGATCCTCATGCTGACGGCCAAGGGGATGACCCCGGATGTGGTCCGGGGCCTGGAGGTGGGAGCGGACGATTATGTGACCAAGCCCTATGAGACGGATGTGCTGCTGGCCCGCATCCGGGCCCTCCTGAGAAGAGCCCAGCGCCAGCCGCCGCCGGAGCAGGGGGTTTACCGGTGCGGGGAGATCGTGCTGGACCTGGATCAACATACCGTGACGGTGGCCGGGCGCCCCGTATCGCTCACCCCCCTGGAGTTCCGGTTGTTGAGCGTGATGATGCGCAACCCCGGGCGTCTGCTCCCCCACCGTTATCTCCTCACCCAGGTTTGGGGCCCTGAATACGCGGAGGATGTGGACAACCTCAAACTGTATATTCACTATCTCCGTCAGAAAATCGAGCCCGATCCTCGTCACCCTCGTTATATCCTCACAGAGTGGGGGATCGGTTACCGGTTTCAATGTGAAGGATGA